A stretch of the Gemmatimonadota bacterium genome encodes the following:
- a CDS encoding twin-arginine translocase TatA/TatE family subunit, with translation MFGMGVQEMMLLLLVVLLLFGAKRIPEIAGSFGKGIKEFKKNMNDVQREIQTPDAPRTEALPRGESANVRDESVPAVEPKRLI, from the coding sequence ATGTTCGGAATGGGTGTGCAGGAGATGATGCTGCTCCTTCTGGTGGTGCTGCTGCTCTTCGGGGCGAAGCGCATCCCGGAAATCGCCGGCTCCTTCGGCAAGGGGATCAAGGAGTTCAAAAAGAACATGAACGACGTGCAGCGCGAGATTCAGACGCCTGATGCGCCGCGTACGGAAGCGTTGCCGCGCGGCGAAAGCGCCAACGTCCGTGACGAGAGCGTGCCGGCGGTTGAACCCAAGCGTTTGATCTAG
- a CDS encoding DUF4321 domain-containing protein, producing MATKGSSKHRPGFHALVLAIGFMVGGLLQAAARQWLPSGAVKEFLTTSVTPSIGTFSLDLVILKFGVGPLALDVSLLSLVGVLIAYLIARSLF from the coding sequence ATGGCTACCAAAGGATCGTCCAAGCATAGGCCGGGGTTTCATGCACTCGTGCTAGCCATCGGGTTTATGGTTGGCGGATTATTGCAGGCGGCGGCCCGCCAGTGGCTTCCGTCTGGAGCGGTGAAGGAGTTCTTGACGACCTCCGTAACCCCCTCGATCGGCACCTTTTCGCTGGATCTGGTTATCTTGAAGTTCGGGGTGGGGCCGCTCGCGCTCGACGTCTCGTTGCTGAGTCTCGTCGGGGTCCTCATCGCGTACCTTATTGCGCGTTCGCTGTTCTAG
- a CDS encoding polyprenyl synthetase family protein, with protein MTIQSRPQLPLATALLDIQGPVRALLDRVPAEMWRIVQADSAIIQAANGHLQGMKGKMIRPTLLLLAASLEGQPEERAVSLAAVAELVHLTSVVHDDSVDHSVLRRGMPTLNALFSHEMAVLMGDYIFSKAIAELVRQGDLEPLRAFTYASNSMTLGELDQLATYDALGFTEKDYWSLIRAKTASLLGATCEMGALAGAPRYREQMRTYGESIGMAFQVADDLIDYTESETVTGKPSGNDLREHKVTLPLIAALPQMVPSQRAIVDALFANPTPDDGEIAEVVQIVTDCGGLDFARRKGEEFAVRAEESLDGVADSEARQALAETINFVLDRRS; from the coding sequence GTGACCATTCAATCTCGCCCGCAACTCCCTCTAGCCACCGCGCTCCTGGATATTCAGGGACCAGTCCGCGCGTTGCTCGATCGCGTGCCAGCCGAGATGTGGCGCATCGTGCAAGCCGACTCCGCGATCATTCAGGCGGCAAACGGCCATTTGCAGGGGATGAAGGGGAAGATGATTCGCCCCACGCTCCTGCTCCTGGCGGCTTCACTAGAAGGGCAACCAGAGGAACGCGCGGTGAGCTTGGCCGCCGTGGCCGAACTGGTGCACCTCACCAGTGTCGTCCACGACGACTCTGTGGATCATTCTGTGCTTCGGCGCGGGATGCCCACGCTCAATGCACTGTTCAGCCATGAGATGGCCGTTCTGATGGGCGACTACATCTTTTCGAAGGCCATCGCAGAGCTCGTGCGGCAGGGCGACCTCGAGCCGCTCCGTGCCTTTACGTACGCCTCAAATTCCATGACGCTCGGCGAGCTCGACCAACTCGCCACGTATGACGCGCTCGGTTTTACCGAGAAAGACTATTGGTCGCTGATCCGCGCCAAGACCGCCTCACTGCTGGGCGCGACCTGCGAGATGGGCGCCCTCGCCGGTGCGCCGCGCTATCGCGAGCAGATGCGCACGTATGGCGAGAGCATCGGCATGGCGTTTCAGGTGGCGGACGACCTCATCGACTACACCGAGAGTGAGACCGTTACCGGCAAGCCGTCGGGGAACGATCTTCGCGAACACAAGGTGACGTTGCCGCTCATTGCGGCGCTCCCGCAGATGGTGCCGTCGCAGCGCGCGATTGTGGATGCGCTCTTCGCGAATCCGACCCCCGACGACGGCGAAATCGCCGAAGTCGTCCAGATTGTGACCGATTGCGGCGGGCTCGATTTTGCGCGGCGGAAGGGGGAAGAGTTCGCCGTGCGGGCCGAAGAAAGCCTCGACGGGGTGGCTGATTCTGAGGCCCGTCAGGCGTTGGCGGAAACCATCAACTTCGTCCTCGACCGGCGGTCGTAA
- a CDS encoding tetratricopeptide repeat protein — MANVAALKKKAADFEQKKQLDKAIAAYREVLDAYDAGDDDNIDVGLYNRVGDMLVRQGNVPDGVLLYERAVDLYSEGGFFNNAIALCNKILRTSPGRVSVYYKLGKISAAKGFKADAKANFLEYADRMQKADKMEEAFRALKEFADLVPDQDDIRLMLAEHLTKAGKKNEALEQLQLLHARYADDGRVAEAEATAERMKDIDPDAVPRGSENQAKTKADDLIFIDLDAPLPRHARATRAVELPAPVAPPIVEPPTESSAPSGTPREIVAPALPAAIEIETTAAVMDETQVEPTVPLLGLEPTSFAEPPAVETAPLAPSEFAEIDFGAIKEEPTSPRFSAGLALSGELPLIDVSHFTPPAGLPMVEAGAPTADAIDFLDLDAPTAATPTNVDTVESPPAAPTEIRDDPSTPADATAFQLLDAEELEDPPRVRRTTSLLASDVGMLVRLADEPENWGLRRRYAEALLDDGDRDGGLRELEAALAGFERDGNLDAAREIADEIIRVNPASVKHHQKRVEFAFRVNDKGSLVEAYVALGDALLREGQAEKSRIVYQRVLDIAPDDVRALGALEAFGAEPVTRPSADEGQVARRTTRRYTAQVDEQAAPETVPAPASVDDDDQYISLGDWLREDEAPKNTRMVVDEEEPSGDEQADFDDMLKKFKQGVAENVEEEDYESHYDLGVAYKEMGLLDEAISEFQKALRATTNRVRTFEALGQCFLEKKQLAVAVTILQRAIHEQGVSDERLVGVLYLLGYIHESLGKHAEAKTFYERVFAVDIQFRDVGDRLNAVDKAAS, encoded by the coding sequence ATGGCCAACGTCGCCGCACTCAAAAAGAAGGCTGCTGACTTCGAGCAGAAGAAACAACTCGATAAGGCCATCGCGGCTTATCGGGAAGTGCTCGATGCCTACGACGCCGGCGACGATGACAACATCGACGTGGGGCTGTACAATCGCGTCGGTGATATGCTGGTGCGGCAGGGCAACGTTCCCGACGGCGTCCTGCTCTACGAGCGCGCCGTCGATCTGTATTCCGAGGGCGGGTTCTTCAATAACGCCATCGCGCTCTGCAATAAGATTTTGCGCACCTCCCCAGGGCGCGTCTCGGTCTATTACAAGCTCGGAAAAATCAGCGCGGCCAAAGGATTCAAGGCCGATGCCAAGGCGAACTTCCTTGAGTACGCCGACCGCATGCAGAAGGCCGATAAGATGGAAGAGGCCTTTCGCGCGCTCAAAGAATTCGCCGATCTCGTGCCGGATCAGGACGACATCCGGCTCATGCTCGCCGAGCACCTGACGAAGGCGGGCAAGAAAAACGAGGCGTTGGAGCAGTTGCAGCTCCTGCACGCGCGGTACGCGGACGATGGTCGTGTGGCAGAAGCCGAGGCGACGGCCGAGCGCATGAAGGACATCGACCCTGACGCGGTGCCGCGGGGTAGCGAGAATCAGGCGAAGACGAAAGCCGATGACTTGATCTTCATCGATCTCGACGCGCCGCTCCCGCGCCACGCACGCGCGACGCGGGCAGTCGAACTGCCCGCGCCTGTAGCGCCGCCGATTGTTGAGCCACCAACAGAGTCGAGCGCGCCGTCCGGTACACCGCGCGAAATCGTTGCGCCTGCGCTTCCGGCCGCCATCGAAATCGAAACGACCGCGGCGGTAATGGATGAGACACAGGTCGAGCCGACCGTGCCTCTGTTGGGACTCGAACCGACCTCGTTTGCCGAGCCCCCGGCGGTTGAGACCGCACCGCTCGCGCCGAGTGAGTTCGCCGAGATTGATTTTGGAGCCATCAAGGAAGAGCCCACGTCGCCGCGTTTCTCGGCCGGCCTCGCCTTGTCGGGTGAGCTACCGCTGATCGACGTCTCGCACTTCACGCCACCGGCCGGACTGCCGATGGTGGAAGCAGGAGCGCCTACGGCGGACGCTATCGACTTCCTCGACTTGGATGCGCCGACGGCCGCTACACCGACGAACGTGGACACTGTCGAGAGTCCGCCAGCCGCGCCGACCGAAATCCGAGATGACCCGTCCACACCCGCGGACGCGACCGCATTCCAACTCCTCGACGCCGAAGAGCTCGAAGACCCGCCGCGCGTGCGGCGTACGACCTCGCTGTTGGCCAGCGATGTTGGGATGCTCGTGCGCCTCGCCGACGAGCCCGAAAACTGGGGGCTTCGCCGCCGGTATGCGGAAGCATTACTGGATGACGGCGATCGCGACGGCGGACTGCGCGAACTCGAAGCAGCCCTCGCCGGCTTTGAGCGCGACGGCAATCTCGATGCCGCCCGCGAAATCGCCGACGAAATTATTCGCGTCAATCCGGCATCGGTCAAACACCATCAGAAACGCGTCGAGTTCGCGTTCCGCGTGAACGACAAGGGATCACTGGTTGAGGCGTACGTCGCCCTCGGTGATGCGTTGTTGCGCGAAGGGCAGGCCGAGAAGTCACGGATTGTGTACCAGCGCGTGCTCGACATCGCGCCAGACGATGTGCGCGCCCTCGGCGCACTCGAGGCCTTTGGTGCCGAACCGGTGACGCGCCCCTCGGCCGACGAGGGCCAGGTGGCACGCCGCACCACGCGACGCTATACGGCGCAGGTGGACGAGCAGGCCGCGCCCGAAACGGTGCCTGCACCCGCCTCCGTGGACGACGACGATCAGTATATCTCGCTCGGTGACTGGCTCCGAGAGGACGAGGCACCCAAGAATACGCGCATGGTCGTCGACGAGGAGGAGCCATCAGGCGACGAGCAGGCCGACTTTGACGACATGCTCAAAAAGTTCAAGCAGGGCGTCGCCGAGAACGTCGAGGAAGAAGACTACGAGTCGCATTACGATCTGGGCGTCGCCTACAAGGAAATGGGCTTGCTCGACGAAGCCATTTCGGAGTTTCAGAAGGCGCTCCGTGCCACCACCAACCGGGTGCGCACCTTCGAGGCGCTCGGGCAGTGCTTTCTCGAGAAGAAACAGCTCGCCGTGGCCGTCACAATCCTCCAGCGGGCGATCCACGAACAGGGGGTCAGCGACGAGCGGCTGGTAGGCGTACTCTATCTGCTGGGTTACATTCACGAATCCCTCGGCAAGCACGCCGAGGCCAAAACGTTTTACGAGCGAGTCTTCGCCGTCGATATCCAGTTTCGCGATGTCGGGGACCGCCTCAATGCCGTGGACAAGGCCGCTTCGTGA
- the hutI gene encoding imidazolonepropionase yields the protein MTRLYVNASQVVTCAGPARARRGAEMADAGIILNGAVATEGEQIVAVGPQDELEARYATAERVDCARGVLTPGLVDSHTHGIFGKPRHEEQELRASGLGYMEIAKRGGGIHSSVRDLRQRPEDELFELAKPRIRRILAHGVTTLELKSGYGLSLEDELKSLRVIRRLQESLPVRIVPTFLGAHEIPLEYRAAPRTRDEYVALLIHEMIPQVAAEGLAQFADIFCEPGVYTLDESRRVLGAAQAHGLALKLHADELEPSGAAELAAELGATSADHLAAISEGGIRALAASQTVATLLPGTMMFLGRSRQAPARELIAAGAAVALASDFNPGTSPTVNFPLMLTLAVSQLHMSVAEAVLAATVNGAAALGLATKTGQLAPGFSADLALYEIEDIRELPYWYGDHRCVSSWVRGNACHS from the coding sequence ATGACACGCCTCTACGTAAACGCCAGCCAAGTCGTCACCTGCGCCGGTCCCGCGCGCGCCCGTCGCGGTGCGGAAATGGCCGATGCCGGCATCATTCTCAATGGCGCGGTCGCAACAGAGGGCGAGCAAATTGTAGCGGTCGGCCCGCAGGACGAACTGGAAGCTCGGTATGCGACGGCAGAGCGCGTGGACTGCGCTCGAGGCGTCCTCACCCCGGGCCTCGTCGACTCGCACACGCATGGTATTTTTGGGAAGCCGCGGCACGAAGAGCAGGAACTCCGTGCGAGCGGGCTTGGATACATGGAGATCGCCAAACGCGGAGGCGGCATCCACAGCTCCGTACGTGACCTGCGGCAGCGCCCCGAGGACGAACTCTTCGAACTCGCCAAACCCAGAATCCGCCGCATCCTCGCGCATGGCGTGACCACCCTCGAGCTGAAAAGCGGCTACGGTCTCTCGCTCGAAGACGAACTCAAATCGCTCCGCGTGATTCGACGCCTCCAGGAATCCCTCCCGGTTCGCATCGTCCCGACCTTCCTCGGCGCGCACGAGATCCCGCTGGAATACCGCGCGGCCCCGCGCACCCGGGATGAGTACGTCGCACTCCTCATTCATGAGATGATTCCGCAGGTCGCCGCCGAAGGGCTCGCCCAGTTTGCGGACATCTTCTGCGAGCCGGGCGTTTACACCCTCGACGAGAGCCGCCGGGTGCTGGGTGCGGCCCAGGCGCACGGGCTCGCCCTCAAGCTCCACGCCGACGAACTGGAGCCGAGCGGCGCCGCCGAGCTGGCGGCCGAACTGGGCGCGACCAGCGCTGACCACCTCGCCGCCATCAGTGAGGGCGGCATCAGGGCGCTGGCGGCCTCCCAGACCGTCGCCACCCTCCTCCCAGGGACGATGATGTTCCTCGGACGCTCGCGGCAGGCGCCGGCCCGCGAGTTGATTGCCGCAGGGGCTGCCGTCGCATTAGCCTCGGACTTCAATCCCGGGACGTCGCCCACGGTCAACTTCCCCCTCATGCTCACCCTGGCGGTGAGCCAGCTGCATATGAGCGTCGCTGAGGCGGTGCTCGCTGCCACCGTGAACGGGGCGGCCGCCCTCGGATTGGCCACCAAAACCGGCCAGCTGGCGCCCGGCTTCTCCGCCGATCTCGCGCTCTACGAAATCGAGGACATTCGCGAGTTGCCGTATTGGTACGGCGACCACCGTTGCGTGAGCTCGTGGGTGCGCGGAAACGCTTGTCACAGCTGA
- a CDS encoding radical SAM protein, producing MLSRKFKPWHIVPFSFRYARLRVTRRPVLVHFEVTMRCNAQCGFCDYWKTDASEKARELKSFADAARHFRPMMVTFTGGEPLLRRDLEDIVAEVDRAVPRTWLSLITHGGMLSIERAQSLWDAGLAQFCISLDYLDERHDGARRIPGLAAKILATVPQMVARGMTVRFNTVIKNDNLDDILPIIRYADAAGAGVNLSVYTDFKNGSTAHSLGAAHLAQLDALVRDILAFKRGRRGVVSNSDWYLQQIPRWVRGELKEPCRSGETTIHIDPVGMVRRCPDFPSDDHWSTYNGYQPINCDRCYYACRGEAQAPLTISRFQDLFGNR from the coding sequence ATGCTTTCTCGGAAGTTCAAGCCGTGGCACATCGTGCCGTTTTCATTCCGGTACGCACGGCTTCGCGTGACGCGTCGGCCTGTGCTCGTGCATTTCGAAGTCACGATGCGCTGCAATGCCCAGTGTGGCTTCTGCGATTACTGGAAAACAGACGCGTCCGAAAAGGCGCGTGAGCTCAAGTCGTTCGCCGACGCCGCGCGCCACTTCAGGCCGATGATGGTCACCTTTACCGGTGGCGAACCGCTGTTACGGCGCGACCTCGAGGACATCGTCGCGGAAGTGGATCGTGCCGTGCCGCGCACGTGGCTGAGTCTCATAACGCATGGCGGTATGCTCTCCATTGAGCGTGCCCAGTCGCTCTGGGACGCGGGGCTCGCGCAGTTTTGCATTTCGCTCGACTATCTCGACGAACGCCACGACGGCGCGCGTCGGATCCCCGGCCTCGCCGCCAAGATCCTCGCCACCGTCCCCCAGATGGTGGCGCGCGGCATGACCGTGCGCTTCAACACCGTCATCAAGAACGACAACCTCGACGACATTCTCCCCATTATCCGCTACGCCGACGCCGCGGGCGCGGGCGTCAATCTGTCGGTCTATACCGACTTCAAGAATGGAAGCACCGCGCATTCGCTTGGTGCCGCGCATCTGGCGCAGCTCGACGCGCTCGTGCGCGACATCCTCGCGTTCAAGCGCGGGCGCCGCGGCGTCGTCAGTAACTCGGATTGGTACCTCCAACAAATCCCGCGCTGGGTCCGTGGCGAACTCAAGGAGCCCTGCCGCTCGGGGGAGACCACCATTCACATCGATCCCGTGGGAATGGTGCGGCGCTGTCCGGACTTTCCATCGGACGATCACTGGAGCACGTACAACGGCTACCAGCCCATCAACTGCGACCGCTGCTACTACGCCTGTCGCGGCGAGGCGCAGGCACCGCTGACCATCTCGCGATTCCAAGATTTGTTTGGTAACCGCTAA
- the hutU gene encoding urocanate hydratase: protein MTATSSHTPRVVRAPRGSIISCKGWPQEAALRMLMNNLDPEVAERPGDLVVYGGTGKAARNWECFDAIVASLRALEDDETLLVQSGKPVGVFRTHVHAPRVLIANSNLVGRWATWDHFRELERSGLMMYGQMTAGSWIYIGSQGIVQGTYETFGAVARAHFGGSLAGRFILTAGLGGMGGAQPLAATMQGAAILGVDVDPTRIQKRIDTGYCDKMTASLDEALAWIREATDAKRALSVGLVGNAAEVLPELVKRGVTPDVVTDQTSAHDMLTGYIPVGMSLAEAAALRASDPKGYVEKSTASAVLHVRAMREMQDAGAIAFDYGNNIRTVAMDAGLTDAFKIPGFVPEYIRPLFCEGKGPFRWAALSGDPKDIERLDALVLELFPDDAHLRTWIEKAKEKIHFQGLPARICWLGQGDRAKFGIAINDLVANGEVSAPIAIGRDHLDTGSVASPFRETEAMKDGTDAVADWPILNALLNVAGGATWVSFHHGGGVGIGNSLHAGQVIVADGTPEMRVRLERVLTNDPGIGVARHADAGYEIAKRTAKAKGINLPMG from the coding sequence ATGACCGCCACCTCCTCGCACACTCCGCGCGTCGTGCGCGCACCGCGCGGCTCCATTATTTCCTGCAAAGGATGGCCGCAGGAAGCCGCGCTGCGCATGCTCATGAACAACCTCGACCCCGAGGTTGCTGAACGCCCCGGCGATCTCGTGGTCTATGGCGGAACCGGCAAGGCCGCGCGGAACTGGGAGTGCTTCGATGCCATCGTCGCCTCACTCCGCGCACTGGAAGACGACGAGACGCTGCTCGTGCAAAGCGGCAAACCCGTCGGCGTGTTCCGTACCCACGTACACGCACCGCGCGTGCTGATCGCGAACAGCAATCTCGTGGGCCGTTGGGCCACTTGGGATCATTTCCGCGAACTTGAGCGCTCCGGCTTGATGATGTACGGCCAGATGACGGCCGGCTCTTGGATTTACATCGGATCGCAGGGCATCGTGCAAGGCACGTATGAAACCTTCGGCGCCGTGGCCCGTGCACACTTCGGTGGTTCGCTGGCGGGTCGGTTCATCCTGACCGCCGGGTTGGGTGGCATGGGCGGCGCGCAGCCGCTGGCCGCCACCATGCAAGGGGCCGCCATACTCGGCGTCGATGTCGATCCCACGCGCATTCAAAAACGCATCGACACCGGCTACTGCGACAAAATGACTGCCTCGCTCGACGAGGCATTGGCGTGGATCCGCGAGGCCACGGACGCGAAGCGTGCATTGAGCGTCGGGCTCGTTGGCAATGCCGCCGAGGTACTTCCGGAGCTGGTGAAACGAGGCGTCACGCCGGACGTTGTCACCGATCAAACCAGCGCACATGACATGCTCACGGGGTACATCCCCGTTGGTATGTCGCTCGCCGAAGCCGCCGCGCTCCGCGCAAGCGATCCTAAGGGCTACGTCGAAAAATCGACGGCGAGTGCCGTGTTGCACGTGCGTGCAATGCGAGAAATGCAGGACGCTGGTGCCATAGCATTTGATTACGGCAATAACATTCGCACGGTCGCAATGGACGCCGGACTCACCGACGCCTTCAAGATTCCAGGCTTCGTGCCGGAATACATCCGTCCTCTCTTCTGCGAAGGGAAGGGACCGTTTCGCTGGGCGGCGCTCAGTGGCGACCCGAAGGATATTGAACGTCTCGACGCGCTCGTGCTGGAGCTGTTTCCCGACGACGCGCATCTGCGGACGTGGATCGAAAAAGCAAAAGAGAAAATCCACTTCCAGGGTCTGCCCGCGCGCATCTGTTGGCTCGGGCAGGGTGACCGTGCCAAGTTCGGCATCGCCATCAACGATCTCGTTGCGAACGGCGAAGTGAGTGCGCCCATCGCGATTGGGCGCGACCATCTCGACACCGGTTCGGTCGCATCGCCCTTCCGCGAAACCGAGGCCATGAAGGACGGCACCGACGCCGTCGCGGATTGGCCGATTCTCAACGCCTTGTTGAATGTGGCCGGCGGCGCCACGTGGGTCAGCTTCCATCACGGCGGCGGCGTGGGAATCGGTAATTCGCTGCATGCGGGGCAGGTGATTGTCGCCGACGGCACTCCCGAAATGCGCGTGCGACTCGAGCGCGTGCTCACGAACGATCCCGGAATCGGCGTCGCGCGACACGCCGACGCCGGCTACGAAATCGCCAAACGGACCGCCAAAGCCAAAGGCATCAACTTGCCGATGGGCTGA